The Candidatus Fermentibacter sp. sequence CACCCATTCCGAGAGCAGGCAGGCGTGCGCGAAAGCCTCCGGGTCCGCCCTGAGCCCGGTGCAGGGTTCGATCAGCGAAACGTCGGTGAGGGTGGACATCTCCCGGCCCTCGCGTCTGGAGACGGTCACCTCGACGCCGGCCAGGAGTTCGAGCATCCCGTGGAACCTCCCGCCCGGCCTGAGGGCGCCCTTCGCCATCACCGAGATCCTGCCCTGATCCATCGAATACAGGGTGAGGATGAGCGAGGATTCGCTCCACCTGACTCTCCTCAGGACCCAGGCCGGAGTTGTCTCTCTCACCTCAGGGAGGAGTTTCCTGCTGCCGCTCTGGAGACACCCTGACGAGCAGTATCCTCTGCGCCCGCACCCTCTCCACGGTGAACCTGTACCCGTCGAGCAGCACGCTCTCGCCTGGCCTGGGGATCTTCCCTATGCTGCTGTAGACGAGACCGCCCACGGTGTCGAAGTCGTCGGACCCGAAGGACGACTCCAGCAGGTCGTTCAGGTCGTCTATGGGAAGCATGGCGTCGACCCTGAAGGTGTCGAGGCCGAGTGACTGGATCATGGGGGCCTCGGAGTCCTCGAACTCGTCGAGGATCTCGCCGAAGACCTCCTCGACCAGGTCCTCCATGGTCACGAGTCCGGCTGTCCCGCCGTACTCGTCCACCACGACGGCCATGTGTATCCTGTGGGACTGGAACTCCCTGAACAGGCTGTCGACCCTCTTGTATTCGGGCACGAAATACGGCTGTCTGAGGATCTTCTCCATCCGGAACGGTTCCGAAGGCGGCTTGGAGAGGGCTTTCAGCAGGTCCTTCACGTAGAGCACGCCTATGATGTCGTCTATCTTCTCGCGATACACAGGGATCCGGGAATGGCTGGCGGCCAGGGCCTCCCTCAGCACGCGGTCGAGATCGTCGCCCGCGGCCATGGACACCATGTCGATACGGGGCACCATGACCTCGCGGACGATCTTGTCCGCGAAATCCACTATGCCCTCCATCAGCTCCCTCTCCTGCAGGAAGCTGTGCTGTTCGCTCCTCTCGGTGCGCTGTTCCAGCCACATGAAGTCGGGGGGCGTGAAGACCCATTCCCCCGTCTCCCCGTCGTCCCCGGACGCCGGACCGAGTATCGCCCGCGCAGGCAGGTGGAAGACCACCCGGAGCAGGAACAGGGGGATGCCGAGCAAGCGCCTGATCAGGTCGGGCCTCGTGTGACCGAGCCTGGAAGGCGCCAGTTCCGCCAGGAGGAAGAGGAGGATCGAGAGCGCAACGGCCGAGGCCGGGGGAGGGAATCCGGGGGAGATGCCCATCTCGAGCGCTACGAGGGCGATGCCCACCCCCGCCGTGATCAGGCCGCAGAACCGCGCCAGCCAGAGCACCCTGAGGTGCGAGATGGCTGTTTCCCTGCGTTCCGCGGCGTCCCTCCTCCCGGGCAGGATGCCCGGGAGCGCCGCCCTGAGGGCGTTGGCCATGGCGGTCAGAAGCGCTCCTGAAGACAGAAGGACTACGGAGGTCGTCACCGTGCCCCCTCCAAAGCCCCGGCGACCATGGAGGCCACGTCCGCCGCCATGGATGCGGAGTCGGCCTCCGTGTCGTGGGTGCGCCCCAGGAGGTGGAGATAGCCGTGGAATATCCTCTCCAGGAGCTCCTCCATGGGCGGGGCGAGGCGCATGTCGGCGTAGATGACCCCCTCGGGGTCGGCTCCGCCCTCTGAAAGGTCGAACGTAAGCACGTCGGTATAGCGGTCGATGTGCCTGAATCTGCGGTTCATCACCCGCATGTAGCCCGGATCGACCAGGACGATCTCGACGTCACCATGCATCCGGGGGGATATCATCCGCCGGAGCTCCTCCGGGTCGAACCCGGGATCGCC is a genomic window containing:
- a CDS encoding rRNA maturation RNAse YbeY, producing MADGPVVETPVGDPGFDPEELRRMISPRMHGDVEIVLVDPGYMRVMNRRFRHIDRYTDVLTFDLSEGGADPEGVIYADMRLAPPMEELLERIFHGYLHLLGRTHDTEADSASMAADVASMVAGALEGAR
- a CDS encoding hemolysin family protein, producing MTTSVVLLSSGALLTAMANALRAALPGILPGRRDAAERRETAISHLRVLWLARFCGLITAGVGIALVALEMGISPGFPPPASAVALSILLFLLAELAPSRLGHTRPDLIRRLLGIPLFLLRVVFHLPARAILGPASGDDGETGEWVFTPPDFMWLEQRTERSEQHSFLQERELMEGIVDFADKIVREVMVPRIDMVSMAAGDDLDRVLREALAASHSRIPVYREKIDDIIGVLYVKDLLKALSKPPSEPFRMEKILRQPYFVPEYKRVDSLFREFQSHRIHMAVVVDEYGGTAGLVTMEDLVEEVFGEILDEFEDSEAPMIQSLGLDTFRVDAMLPIDDLNDLLESSFGSDDFDTVGGLVYSSIGKIPRPGESVLLDGYRFTVERVRAQRILLVRVSPERQQETPP